The Neodiprion virginianus isolate iyNeoVirg1 chromosome 5, iyNeoVirg1.1, whole genome shotgun sequence genome contains a region encoding:
- the LOC124305302 gene encoding DNA topoisomerase 1-like codes for MPPIKPKENRSRQSMTCCDDSSSDSDSYDSDDICSCTSSTDSDCEPRRRSKGKLGRKTQSKKIKPKSKTNEKGAKSKNKNGRKNEVSSASSCDCSDCWSDNDSDSSAESCPLASGCCQRSSGKSSCK; via the exons ATGCCGCCAATCAAGCCGAAGGAGAATCGTAGCCGCCAGTCGATGACATGCTGCGACGACTCGAGCTCGGATTCTGACTCCTACGATTCGGACGATATCTGCAGCTGCACCTCTTCAACTGATTCGGACTGTGAACCGAGACGTCGAAGCAAGGGGAAATTGGGGAGAAAAACGCagtcgaaaaaaatcaagccAAAATCGAAGACCAATGAAAAAGGGGCCAAGTCCAAGAATAAAAACGGGCGTAAGA atGAAGTGTCGTCTGCCTCGTCGTGCGACTGTTCCGATTGTTGGTCGGACAACGACTCGGACTCATCTGCCGAAAGCTGCCCATTGGCCTCCGGTTGTTGTCAAAGAAGTTCGGGGAAATCATCTTGCAAGTAA